The Flavobacterium marginilacus genome window below encodes:
- a CDS encoding rhamnogalacturonan acetylesterase has translation MKWISLFFMLVTLNCLAQKPTIYGIGDSTMANKVKPEENPERGWGQLFPQFLTDKITFDNRAVNGRSTRSFINEKLWDAVFQKLKKGDYVFIQFGHNDEKEKDSLRYTNPHTAYRHNLIRFVTETREKGATPILFSSVTRRNFNEKGVLISTHGEYTLETRLVAQEYNVPFIDMEYLSELAEQSYGPEKSKQLHLHFKAGEIPYYKEDKADDTHFSVKGATEMAKIAAEELKKTNLDLKKYIK, from the coding sequence ATGAAATGGATTTCCTTATTTTTTATGCTGGTAACTCTAAACTGTTTAGCGCAAAAACCAACAATCTACGGCATTGGTGATTCTACAATGGCCAATAAGGTAAAACCCGAAGAAAACCCGGAAAGAGGATGGGGCCAGCTGTTTCCGCAATTTTTAACAGACAAAATAACATTTGACAATAGAGCTGTAAATGGCCGAAGCACTCGAAGTTTCATCAACGAAAAACTTTGGGATGCTGTTTTCCAAAAACTTAAAAAAGGCGATTATGTTTTTATCCAATTTGGTCATAATGATGAAAAAGAAAAAGATTCTTTGCGTTACACCAACCCGCATACTGCATACCGTCATAATTTAATCCGTTTTGTAACCGAAACCAGAGAAAAAGGTGCAACTCCAATCCTATTCTCATCAGTAACCCGAAGAAATTTTAATGAAAAAGGAGTTTTGATCAGTACACATGGCGAATATACTCTGGAAACCCGCTTGGTTGCTCAGGAATATAATGTTCCCTTTATAGACATGGAATATTTATCTGAATTAGCTGAGCAGTCCTATGGACCGGAAAAATCAAAACAGCTGCACCTGCATTTCAAGGCTGGAGAAATCCCTTATTACAAAGAAGATAAAGCAGATGACACTCACTTTTCTGTAAAAGGTGCTACTGAAATGGCCAAAATTGCAGCAGAAGAATTAAAAAAAACAAACCTGGATCTCAAAAAATATATTAAATAA
- a CDS encoding glycoside hydrolase family 43 protein, whose product MKLTKITTVFLCCIAFQTVIGQEKSEKQYSKVWTADNGDGTYKNPILYADYSDPDAIRVGDNYYMTASSFNCIPGLPILHSNDLVNWKIIGYALAKQKPIEVYDKAQHGNGVWAPCIRFHNSEFYIYYPDPDFGIYVVKAKNPAGPWSEPVMVKEGKGLIDPSPLWDDNGKTYLAYAFAGSRAGIKSILAICTMNTEGSAANNNDDVMIINGHPDEATIEGPKFYKRNGYYYIFAPAGGVATGWQTVMRSKNVFGPYEKKKVMDQGKTAINGPHQGAWVQTQTGEDWFIHFQDQFAYGRVVHLQPMKWENDWPVIGNDDDKNGIGEPVMSHKKPNVGKKTFPIETPPDSDEFNSTKLGLQWQWHANPQIVWGFPTSMGYYSLNCIPVPKEATTLYQVPNLLLQKFPSNEFTATAKIKFNARFDGESMGLVIMGLDYSYLCFKQEGGKMYLSQKTAKNIDKKGIETESTPIAVNTQSIYMQAKIKPGGICTFYYSENGQDFTPVGEAFKAREGRWIGAKIGFTALRQGVINDAGNVEIDWFRITK is encoded by the coding sequence ATGAAGCTTACAAAAATCACAACTGTTTTTTTATGCTGTATTGCTTTTCAGACAGTAATAGGACAAGAAAAAAGCGAAAAACAGTATTCAAAAGTTTGGACAGCCGATAATGGTGACGGCACTTATAAAAACCCAATTCTCTATGCTGATTATTCTGATCCAGATGCAATCCGTGTGGGAGATAATTATTATATGACCGCTTCATCCTTCAACTGCATCCCTGGTCTGCCTATACTCCACTCTAATGACCTTGTTAACTGGAAAATAATTGGTTATGCTCTTGCAAAGCAGAAACCTATCGAAGTCTATGACAAAGCACAGCACGGAAATGGCGTTTGGGCTCCCTGCATTCGGTTCCATAACAGCGAATTTTACATTTATTACCCCGATCCAGATTTCGGAATATACGTTGTTAAGGCAAAAAATCCTGCAGGACCTTGGTCAGAACCGGTTATGGTAAAGGAAGGAAAAGGTTTAATTGATCCTTCTCCATTATGGGATGATAACGGAAAAACATATCTCGCTTATGCCTTTGCGGGAAGCAGAGCAGGCATAAAAAGTATTTTGGCGATATGCACAATGAACACTGAAGGATCAGCTGCCAATAATAATGATGATGTTATGATTATTAACGGGCATCCCGATGAAGCTACTATCGAAGGTCCAAAATTCTATAAACGAAACGGCTATTACTACATTTTTGCACCAGCAGGCGGTGTAGCAACAGGATGGCAGACTGTTATGCGTTCAAAAAATGTATTCGGCCCTTATGAGAAAAAGAAAGTAATGGATCAGGGGAAAACTGCTATAAACGGTCCTCACCAGGGAGCTTGGGTACAAACCCAGACAGGCGAAGACTGGTTTATCCATTTTCAGGATCAGTTTGCTTATGGCCGAGTGGTACATCTCCAGCCGATGAAATGGGAAAACGATTGGCCGGTTATAGGGAATGATGATGATAAAAATGGTATTGGCGAACCTGTTATGTCGCACAAAAAACCAAATGTCGGAAAAAAAACATTTCCAATTGAAACACCGCCTGACAGTGACGAATTTAACAGCACGAAATTAGGTCTTCAATGGCAATGGCACGCTAATCCTCAGATAGTTTGGGGATTTCCAACGAGTATGGGATATTACAGCCTGAACTGCATTCCTGTTCCAAAAGAAGCCACAACTCTTTATCAAGTACCTAATCTCCTTTTGCAAAAATTCCCCTCAAATGAATTTACAGCTACAGCAAAAATAAAATTCAATGCTCGTTTTGACGGCGAAAGTATGGGACTTGTCATAATGGGACTGGATTACAGCTACCTTTGCTTCAAACAGGAAGGAGGCAAAATGTATCTTTCACAAAAAACAGCCAAAAACATCGATAAAAAAGGAATCGAAACCGAAAGTACTCCTATTGCTGTAAATACTCAAAGTATCTATATGCAGGCCAAAATAAAACCGGGAGGCATCTGTACTTTTTATTATAGTGAAAACGGACAGGACTTCACTCCTGTCGGCGAAGCTTTTAAAGCAAGAGAAGGCAGATGGATTGGTGCAAAAATTGGTTTTACAGCACTAAGACAGGGTGTTATAAATGATGCAGGGAATGTTGAAATCGATTGGTTCAGAATAACAAAATAA
- a CDS encoding glycoside hydrolase family 88/105 protein, with translation MKGLLILLFFTSIDLKAQTMESQKEIILSDQLKWSERMAFSIMRAYPEAWQIDNHPAPKWDYKIGMILTAYEKLYHKTKNQKYFDYIKDYTDKLINKNGTFQNFDPKDHNIDFINAGKILFNLYDTTKEQKYLTALQTLRRQFEDHPRTLSGGFWHKKIYPNQMWLDGLYMGEPFYARYTTAFEGGEKLNDVALQFELLHNHTFDKKTGLYFHAWDESKKMPWADSKTGTAPHIWLRALGWYGMALVDVLDYFPKDHPKHKELVRYLNELAAAVSKYQDKSGLWYQIPDLGSKKGNYLEASGSSMLVYFLAKGLHKGYLPAKFETAANNGFNGLISQLIKVDKNGEIHITQVCASAGLGGNPYRDGSFNYYINEKIITDNSHGLGAFLLAAIELDK, from the coding sequence ATGAAAGGATTATTAATATTATTATTTTTTACTTCCATCGATCTAAAAGCACAAACTATGGAATCTCAAAAGGAAATCATCCTTTCAGATCAATTAAAATGGTCTGAAAGAATGGCATTCTCTATAATGAGAGCCTATCCTGAAGCTTGGCAGATTGATAATCATCCTGCTCCAAAATGGGACTACAAAATTGGAATGATTTTAACAGCATACGAAAAGTTATACCATAAGACAAAAAATCAAAAATATTTTGATTACATCAAAGATTACACTGATAAACTGATTAATAAGAATGGGACTTTCCAAAATTTTGATCCAAAAGATCATAATATCGATTTCATCAATGCTGGAAAAATTCTTTTTAATCTTTATGACACCACCAAAGAACAAAAATATCTTACCGCGTTACAAACACTAAGAAGACAATTTGAAGATCACCCTAGAACTCTTTCTGGAGGTTTTTGGCACAAAAAAATATATCCAAATCAAATGTGGCTGGATGGTTTATATATGGGAGAACCATTTTACGCCCGTTACACTACAGCATTTGAAGGAGGAGAAAAACTAAACGATGTTGCTCTTCAGTTCGAGCTGCTTCACAATCATACATTCGATAAAAAAACAGGATTATATTTTCATGCTTGGGATGAAAGCAAAAAAATGCCTTGGGCAGATTCAAAAACCGGAACAGCTCCGCATATTTGGCTAAGAGCTTTAGGGTGGTATGGAATGGCATTAGTAGATGTCTTAGATTATTTCCCAAAAGATCATCCCAAACATAAAGAACTGGTACGCTATTTAAACGAATTGGCTGCAGCAGTAAGTAAATACCAAGATAAATCAGGATTATGGTATCAAATTCCGGATTTAGGATCGAAAAAAGGAAACTATCTGGAAGCATCCGGTTCTTCAATGTTAGTTTATTTTTTAGCAAAAGGATTACATAAAGGTTATTTACCGGCTAAATTTGAAACCGCGGCTAATAATGGTTTCAATGGTTTAATCAGCCAATTAATAAAAGTAGACAAAAATGGAGAAATCCACATTACACAAGTCTGTGCAAGTGCCGGTTTAGGCGGAAACCCTTATAGAGACGGTTCATTTAACTATTACATCAATGAAAAAATAATAACAGACAATTCACATGGATTAGGTGCTTTTCTTCTAGCGGCAATCGAATTAGATAAATAA
- the pelA gene encoding pectate lyase — MKNIKINIAILILLLFNISIHAQKEQKWGSLIRDKESAWFATPEAKEVAENVLLYQRNIGGWPKNIQMQNPLTASEKQKLTALKPDTKEVTTDNGATCQEMLFLSKMYAQVPDERYKNAFLAGLDYLLKAQYENGGWPQFYPLKKGYYTHITYNDDSMSNILIILKEIAEKTDYYSIKAPDAAVEKAKKAFDKGIDCILKTQYKQNGVLTAWCAQHDEVTLLPANARAFELASLSGKESSKIVLLLMSIEKPSPEVVTAVNSTVAWFEKTKITDLREDRVPVPNSKIMEKVMVKGPNASPLWARFMDLNDNTPFFCDRDGIKKATLAEIGQERRVGYSWYTNEPKEVLKKYASWKKKIEVENLKPQKKSETVLKDEFNIIVDQKGTGDFTTIQGAINAAKAYPSQRITIYVKNGTYYEKVKIHAWNTNISLIGESRDKTIITYDDYFAKINLGRNSTFYTYTVLVEGNDFSAKNLTIQNTSGPVGQAVALNVNANRALFSSCSFLGNQDTLFISGEENKNYFKDCYIEGTTDFIFGEATALFENCTVHSKSDSYATAASTPKGVAYGFVFKNCKLTAAQKVTQAYLGRPWRPYAKTVFINCEMGKHILPEGWHYWSKPEPETNTFYAEYKCSGEGFQPKNRVTWSYQLKDTEAKTYTIKKILAPDTPNIDKQWYLRVN; from the coding sequence ATGAAAAATATTAAGATAAATATCGCAATACTAATACTGTTACTGTTCAACATAAGCATTCATGCACAAAAGGAACAAAAATGGGGATCACTGATACGTGATAAGGAAAGTGCTTGGTTTGCCACACCGGAAGCTAAAGAAGTCGCCGAAAATGTATTGCTGTACCAGCGGAATATTGGCGGCTGGCCAAAAAACATTCAGATGCAGAATCCTCTGACAGCAAGCGAAAAACAAAAGTTAACAGCTCTCAAACCCGATACAAAAGAAGTAACAACAGATAATGGAGCAACATGCCAGGAAATGCTTTTTTTATCAAAAATGTACGCTCAAGTACCAGATGAAAGATACAAAAATGCATTTTTGGCTGGTTTGGATTATTTATTGAAAGCGCAATATGAAAATGGAGGGTGGCCTCAGTTTTATCCGCTAAAAAAAGGATATTACACTCATATCACCTATAATGATGATTCGATGTCCAATATCCTTATCATTCTGAAAGAGATTGCTGAAAAAACAGATTATTACAGCATAAAAGCTCCAGATGCTGCCGTTGAAAAAGCTAAAAAAGCTTTCGACAAAGGAATTGACTGCATCCTGAAAACACAATACAAGCAAAACGGAGTCCTTACTGCCTGGTGTGCCCAGCATGACGAAGTAACGCTTCTTCCTGCAAATGCCCGTGCTTTCGAATTGGCTTCTTTAAGCGGAAAAGAATCATCCAAAATTGTATTGCTTTTAATGTCAATAGAAAAACCCTCTCCTGAAGTTGTAACTGCTGTAAACAGTACCGTTGCTTGGTTCGAAAAAACAAAAATCACAGATCTCAGAGAAGACCGAGTTCCTGTTCCTAACAGCAAAATAATGGAAAAAGTAATGGTCAAAGGTCCTAATGCCTCTCCCCTTTGGGCTCGTTTTATGGATTTAAACGATAACACTCCTTTCTTTTGTGACCGCGACGGAATAAAGAAAGCAACTCTTGCTGAAATAGGACAAGAACGAAGAGTGGGCTATTCTTGGTACACCAATGAACCAAAAGAAGTGCTGAAAAAATACGCCAGCTGGAAAAAAAAAATTGAAGTAGAGAATTTAAAACCTCAAAAAAAAAGTGAAACCGTTCTAAAAGATGAGTTTAATATTATTGTGGATCAAAAAGGAACCGGAGATTTTACAACAATACAAGGAGCCATAAACGCAGCTAAAGCATATCCAAGCCAAAGAATCACAATTTATGTAAAAAATGGAACTTACTATGAAAAAGTAAAAATTCATGCCTGGAATACAAATATTTCATTGATTGGCGAAAGCCGTGACAAAACAATTATAACGTATGACGATTATTTTGCCAAAATAAATTTAGGCCGAAACAGCACTTTCTATACTTATACCGTTTTGGTCGAAGGAAATGATTTTTCTGCAAAAAACTTAACCATTCAAAACACATCAGGACCAGTGGGACAAGCCGTGGCTCTGAATGTAAATGCCAATAGAGCTTTATTTAGCAGCTGCTCTTTTTTAGGAAATCAGGACACTCTTTTTATATCTGGCGAAGAAAACAAAAACTATTTTAAGGACTGTTATATCGAAGGCACCACCGATTTTATATTTGGAGAAGCCACAGCCTTGTTCGAAAATTGTACTGTTCATAGCAAAAGTGACTCTTACGCCACAGCTGCTTCAACACCAAAAGGAGTCGCTTACGGATTTGTTTTTAAGAACTGTAAACTCACAGCTGCTCAAAAAGTGACACAAGCCTATCTTGGCAGGCCTTGGAGACCGTATGCTAAAACCGTTTTTATTAACTGCGAAATGGGTAAACATATTTTGCCGGAAGGCTGGCATTATTGGTCAAAACCAGAACCGGAAACCAATACTTTTTATGCGGAATACAAATGCTCTGGTGAAGGATTTCAGCCAAAAAACAGAGTAACCTGGTCATATCAGTTAAAAGATACTGAAGCTAAAACGTACACTATCAAAAAAATATTGGCACCAGATACTCCTAATATTGACAAACAATGGTATTTAAGAGTAAACTAA
- a CDS encoding glycoside hydrolase family 88/105 protein encodes MVNGKKNAFKAAGLFISLAFFSCKTIAQESAQSNAGQSEITISKDSKWSEKMALTLMKRHPESYMIDDSKAPKWDYVHGLVLYSFQELNKKNPDSRYTAYIKSYVDNFVQNDGTIKTYELEKYNIDMIVAGRLLFNIYAAAKEEKYLKAMQLLRKQLEEQPRTQSGGFWHKKIYPNQMWLDGLYMGEPFYAQYTAVFENGKSLNDIAKQFEQIQLHATNPKTGLLYHAWDESKKMPWADKETGNSPNYWSRALGWYAMALVDALDYFPKDHPKQKELVGYLNNVSAALAKYQDEKSGLWYQVTDKAGEKGNYLEASGSSMFAYAFAKGANKGYLPAKYKNLANKAFDGLTKQLIKTDADGGITLTQACQVAGLGGTPYRDGSYEYYINERKKDNDPKATGPFILAALELNR; translated from the coding sequence ATGGTAAACGGAAAAAAAAATGCTTTCAAAGCAGCAGGTCTTTTTATTTCATTAGCGTTTTTCAGCTGTAAGACTATCGCTCAGGAATCTGCACAAAGTAATGCAGGACAGAGTGAGATTACAATTTCAAAAGATTCAAAATGGTCAGAAAAAATGGCTTTAACACTAATGAAACGTCATCCGGAAAGCTATATGATTGACGATTCAAAAGCTCCAAAATGGGACTATGTACACGGATTGGTTTTATATTCCTTCCAAGAATTAAATAAAAAAAATCCTGATTCCAGATATACTGCTTACATAAAAAGCTATGTAGATAATTTTGTCCAAAATGACGGCACAATTAAAACCTATGAATTAGAGAAATACAATATTGATATGATTGTTGCCGGGCGGTTACTTTTTAATATATACGCTGCAGCAAAAGAAGAAAAATATTTAAAAGCAATGCAGCTGCTTCGTAAACAGCTAGAGGAACAGCCAAGAACCCAAAGCGGCGGATTTTGGCATAAAAAAATATATCCTAATCAAATGTGGTTAGACGGTCTTTACATGGGAGAGCCTTTCTATGCACAATATACTGCAGTTTTTGAAAACGGAAAAAGCCTGAACGATATAGCCAAACAATTTGAGCAGATTCAGCTGCACGCAACTAATCCAAAAACGGGATTATTATACCATGCCTGGGATGAAAGCAAAAAAATGCCTTGGGCTGATAAAGAAACTGGAAATTCACCAAATTACTGGTCAAGAGCTTTAGGCTGGTATGCGATGGCGCTTGTTGATGCCTTGGATTATTTCCCTAAAGATCATCCAAAACAAAAAGAATTAGTGGGTTATTTAAATAACGTTTCTGCTGCTTTAGCCAAATATCAAGATGAAAAATCCGGTTTATGGTATCAGGTTACAGATAAAGCCGGTGAAAAAGGCAACTATCTTGAAGCCTCAGGGTCATCAATGTTTGCTTATGCATTTGCAAAAGGAGCAAACAAAGGCTACCTGCCGGCAAAATATAAAAACCTTGCCAATAAAGCGTTTGACGGATTAACTAAGCAGTTAATAAAAACTGATGCTGACGGCGGAATTACACTGACTCAAGCCTGTCAGGTAGCTGGTTTAGGAGGCACTCCGTATAGAGACGGCTCTTATGAATATTATATTAACGAAAGAAAAAAAGATAATGATCCTAAAGCCACAGGCCCATTCATATTAGCAGCTTTAGAATTAAACAGATAA
- the fbp gene encoding class 1 fructose-bisphosphatase → MEEKNKTLGEFIIENQKDFPYSSGELSRIFNSIKLASKVVSYKVNKAGLVDIIGGIGEKNIQGEDQQKLDVYANEIFIQTLINREIVCGIASEENDEFITVQGSDNSHNNKYVLLMDPLDGSSNIDVNVSVGTIFSVYRRITPVGTPVKLEDFLQPGTAQVAAGYVIYGTSTMLVYTTGQGVNGFTLNPAIGTFYLSHPKMQCPIDGSIYSVNEGNYIHFPQGVKDYIKYCQQEEEDRPYSSRYIGSLASDIHRNIIKGGVYLYPTSSKAIKGKLRLLYECNPMAFIVEQAGGKASDGVNRVMEIEPTELHERTAFFCGSIKMVEKIEECIYKASLSKY, encoded by the coding sequence ATGGAAGAAAAAAATAAGACTCTAGGAGAATTTATTATTGAGAATCAAAAAGATTTCCCCTATTCATCAGGAGAATTATCCCGGATTTTTAATTCTATAAAATTAGCATCAAAAGTAGTCAGCTATAAAGTAAATAAAGCCGGATTGGTAGATATCATTGGAGGTATCGGCGAAAAAAACATCCAAGGAGAAGACCAGCAGAAACTCGATGTTTATGCTAATGAAATTTTTATCCAAACCCTGATCAACAGAGAAATAGTATGCGGTATCGCCTCCGAAGAGAATGATGAATTCATAACCGTTCAAGGAAGCGACAATAGCCATAACAACAAATATGTCCTTTTGATGGATCCTCTGGACGGTTCTTCCAATATTGATGTAAATGTATCCGTTGGAACAATTTTTTCGGTTTATCGAAGAATAACTCCAGTAGGAACTCCAGTTAAACTAGAGGATTTTTTACAGCCTGGAACCGCACAGGTTGCCGCTGGTTATGTGATTTACGGAACCTCAACCATGCTGGTTTACACCACTGGCCAAGGCGTAAATGGTTTCACCTTAAATCCTGCGATAGGCACTTTTTACTTGTCTCATCCAAAAATGCAATGTCCAATAGATGGTTCTATTTATTCTGTAAACGAAGGCAACTACATTCATTTCCCGCAAGGCGTAAAAGACTATATAAAATACTGTCAGCAAGAAGAAGAGGATCGTCCCTATTCCTCCAGATACATTGGCAGTTTAGCCTCCGATATTCATAGAAATATAATCAAAGGAGGCGTTTATTTATACCCAACAAGTTCCAAGGCCATCAAAGGAAAACTAAGGCTTCTATACGAATGCAACCCAATGGCATTTATCGTTGAGCAGGCCGGAGGAAAAGCTTCTGACGGAGTAAACCGGGTAATGGAAATAGAACCAACAGAACTGCATGAACGAACTGCTTTCTTTTGCGGAAGCATCAAAATGGTCGAAAAAATAGAAGAATGCATCTATAAAGCTTCATTGAGTAAATACTAA
- a CDS encoding glycoside hydrolase family 28 protein — translation MKYKFILIVLFSLHGFSQENTFPADKVNAIVKRIQLPIIPLYKIEVTKLGAKGDSVSNAKPAFDKAMALCKKNNGGTIIVPKGIYTLNGPIQFVSNVKLHLEDGAKIRFGSNPKDYPLVLTSWEGTLLYNYCPLIYGNNVENIAITGNGIIDGEAKNTWIKWKPLEKKDQLLSRDMNHKNTPIKERIFGEGHYLRPQLIQFINSKNILIENVQIEDSPFWCIHLLKSKSITVRGLKYSAHNNNNDGVDPEYSSDILIENVLFDNADDNVAIKAGRDDEGRSNSDTPSENIVIRNCEFKGLHAIVIGSEMSAGVRNVFVENSKFRGYLKRGIFIKTNSDRGGYIKDIYFNNLAFGKVEDCLYITANYHGEGSGLNPSKVSDISFSNISCIEATNTGIVIEGFPDKKVTDIKLDNINIQSAKNGMTVTNSENVTINEVVVGQKATIPTVVK, via the coding sequence ATGAAATATAAATTCATTCTTATAGTGCTTTTTTCACTGCATGGTTTTTCTCAAGAAAATACTTTCCCTGCAGACAAAGTGAATGCAATCGTTAAACGCATTCAGCTGCCGATTATTCCTTTGTATAAAATAGAAGTAACAAAACTGGGGGCAAAAGGCGATTCGGTCAGCAACGCTAAACCTGCTTTTGATAAAGCAATGGCGCTCTGCAAAAAAAATAACGGAGGCACAATTATAGTTCCAAAAGGAATTTACACCTTAAATGGTCCTATTCAATTTGTGAGCAATGTAAAATTACATTTAGAAGACGGTGCAAAAATTCGTTTCGGTTCCAATCCAAAGGATTATCCGCTAGTTTTAACAAGCTGGGAAGGCACTCTGCTTTATAACTACTGTCCGCTGATTTATGGCAATAACGTAGAAAACATTGCAATAACCGGAAACGGAATCATCGATGGTGAAGCCAAAAATACCTGGATAAAATGGAAACCGCTTGAAAAAAAAGACCAGCTGTTAAGCAGAGATATGAATCATAAAAACACGCCGATTAAGGAGCGTATTTTTGGTGAAGGCCATTATTTAAGACCGCAGCTTATTCAATTTATCAATTCAAAAAACATTCTTATCGAGAATGTTCAAATCGAAGATTCTCCGTTTTGGTGCATTCATCTGCTAAAAAGCAAGAGCATAACTGTCCGAGGACTAAAATACAGTGCTCACAACAATAATAATGACGGTGTAGATCCAGAATATTCCAGTGATATCCTGATTGAAAATGTATTGTTTGACAATGCCGATGACAATGTTGCCATAAAAGCCGGAAGAGATGATGAAGGCAGAAGCAATTCTGATACGCCTTCGGAAAATATTGTTATCCGAAATTGTGAATTCAAAGGCCTTCACGCAATTGTAATTGGAAGCGAAATGTCAGCTGGAGTACGAAATGTTTTTGTAGAAAACAGCAAGTTCAGAGGCTATCTGAAAAGAGGCATTTTTATAAAAACAAATTCTGACCGAGGCGGTTACATCAAAGACATTTATTTTAATAATCTCGCATTTGGAAAAGTAGAAGACTGCCTTTATATCACCGCAAATTATCACGGAGAAGGCAGCGGATTAAACCCTTCTAAAGTTTCTGATATTTCTTTTTCCAATATAAGCTGTATTGAAGCCACAAATACTGGAATTGTAATTGAAGGGTTTCCCGATAAAAAAGTAACAGACATCAAACTAGACAATATCAATATACAATCCGCAAAAAACGGTATGACAGTTACCAACTCCGAAAATGTAACCATAAATGAAGTTGTTGTAGGGCAAAAAGCAACGATTCCTACTGTCGTAAAATAA